The Apium graveolens cultivar Ventura chromosome 6, ASM990537v1, whole genome shotgun sequence genome contains a region encoding:
- the LOC141666436 gene encoding respiratory burst oxidase homolog protein A-like, with amino-acid sequence MIGFTRHERRWASDTVPGGRITSESSSPATELASPAPEEEFVEVTIDLQDDDTIILRSVEPATATFRVSDEEAVGMESSVPETPSRSPTMRRSSSNRLFQFSQELKAEAVAKAKHFSAELRRFSWSRQGSRAMSASSSMNLFAGGNNDGLDSALAARAMRRQRAQLDRTRSGAQKALRGLKFISTRKSTEIEAWEEVQLNFNKLSKDGFLNRSDFAQCIGMRDSNEFALELFDALSRRRRLKVEKISREELYEYWSQITDQSFDSRLQIFFDMVNKNEDGRITEEEVKEIIMLSASANKLSRLKEQAEEYAALIMEELDPERLGYIELWQLETLLLQKDTYLNYSQALSYTSQALSQNLAGLRKKSSIQKISTKFVYYLEENWKRLWVLFFWILIMAGLFTWKFFQYKEKNAYKVMGYCLLTAKGAAETLKFNMALILLPVCRNIITWLRSTKLSYVVPFDDNINFHKTIAAAIVIGVILHAGNHLACDFPRLINETDDQYSNYLVNDFGQSRPKYIDLVRGVEGVTGVIMVILMAIAFVLATKWFRRSLVKLPKPWDRLTGFNAFYYSHHLFVIVYVLLVIHGLFLYLVHKWYYKTTWMYLAIPVLLYAGERTLRFFRSGFSTVHLLKVAIYPGNVLTLQMSKPPQFRYKSGQYMFVQCPVVSPFEWHPFSITSAPGDDYLSIHIRQLGDWTQELKRVFAEACEPPMGGKSGLLRADETTKKSLPKLLIDGPYGAPAQDYRKYDVLLLVGLGIGATPFISILKDLLNSIVKMEEQAESASDVSRYSDQSLGTSDSGSLNKYSPKQRKPLKTTNAYFYWVTREQGSFDWFKGVMNEVSELDQRGVIEMHNYLTSVYEEGDARSALITMVQALNHAKNGVDIVSGTRVRTHFARPNWKKVFSRICTKHANKRIGVFYCGAPVLAKELSNLCYDYNQKGTTKFEFHKEHF; translated from the exons ATGATAGGATTTACGAGGCATGAGCGCCGTTGGGCGTCGGATACAGTTCCCGGCGGGAGAATTACGAGTGAATCATCTTCTCCGGCGACTGAATTAGCTTCTCCGGCGCCGGAAGAGGAGTTTGTTGAAGTAACGATTGATTTACAAGATGATGACACGATTATTTTACGTAGTGTTGAGCCTGCGACGGCGACGTTTAGAGTTTCCGATGAAGAGGCTGTAGGAATGGAGAGTTCGGTGCCGGAGACGCCGTCGCGGTCCCCGACGATGCGGAGAAGCTCGTCGAATCGGTTGTTTCAGTTTTCTCAGGAGTTGAAAGCGGAGGCGGTGGCGAAAGCGAAGCATTTCTCGGCGGAGCTACGGAGATTCTCGTGGAGTAGGCAAGGATCACGTGCGATGTCGGCATCGTCGTCGATGAATTTGTTTGCTGGTGGAAATAATGACGGTTTGGATTCGGCTTTAGCTGCTCGTGCTATGCGAAGACAACGAGCTCAGCTTGATCGAACTCGTTCCGGTGCTCAGAAAGCTTTACGAGGACTTAAATTTATTAGTACTCGTAAAAGTACCGAAATCGAGGCCTGGGAAGAAGTTCAAttaaattttaacaaattatCGAAAGACGGATTTCTTAACCGCTCTGATTTTGCTCAATGCATAG GTATGAGAGATTCAAATGAATTTGCGTTGGAACTGTTTGATGCATTGAGCAGGAGGAGGAGATTGAAGGTGGAGAAGATTAGCAGAGAGGAGTTGTATGAGTATTGGTCACAAATTACGGACCAGAGCTTCGATTCTCGGCTTCAGATATTCTTCGATAT GGTAAATAAAAATGAAGATGGGCGTATTACAGAGGAGGAAGTCAAAGAA ATCATAATGCTTAGTGCATCTGCAAATAAGTTATCAAGATTGAAGGAACAGGCTGAGGAGTATGCAGCTTTGATTATGGAAGAATTGGATCCCGAAAGACTCGGTTATATTGAG TTATGGCAGCTGGAAACATTACTACTACAGAAAGACACTTATCTGAACTACAGCCAAGCACTTAGCTACACAAGCCAAGCCCTGAGCCAAAACTTAGCTGGCTTAAGAAAGAAAAGCTCTATACAGAAAATAAGCACAAAGTTTGTTTATTATCTAGAAGAAAACTGGAAGAGACTCTGGGTTCtgtttttctggattttaattaTGGCTGGTTTGTTCACTTGGAAGTTCTTTCAGTATAAAGAAAAGAATGCATACAAAGTCATGGGTTACTGTCTTCTTACAGCTAAGGGTGCAGCAGAGACGCTCAAATTCAATATGGCACTTATATTATTGCCCGTTTGTAGGAACATCATTACTTGGTTGAGATCCACCAAGTTAAGTTACGTTGTGCCGTTTGACGACAATATCAACTTTCACAAG ACTATTGCTGCAGCCATTGTGATTGGTGTTATACTCCACGCTGGTAATCATCTCGCATGCGATTTCCCGAGGCTTATAAATGAGACTGACGATCAGTATTCGAACTATCTGGTTAATGACTTTGGACAATCTAGACCCAAGTACATCGACCTTGTTCGAGGAGTCGAGGGTGTGACCGGAGTAATTATGGTGATCTTGATGGCCATTGCTTTTGTACTTGCAACAAAATGGTTCAGGAGGAGCCTTGTTAAGCTGCCTAAACCATGGGACAGGCTTACCGGCTTTAATGCCTTCTACTATTCGCACCACTTGTTTGTTATAGTTTATGTTTTGCTCGTAATCCATGGCTTATTCCTCTACCTTGTACACAAATGGTACTATAAGACG ACATGGATGTATCTTGCCATTCCTGTTCTTCTATATGCAGGGGAAAGAACCCTACGATTCTTTCGATCAGGATTTTCAACTGTCCATCTTTTAAAG GTTGCCATCTACCCTGGAAATGTACTCACATTGCAGATGTCCAAGCCTCCACAGTTTCGCTACAAAAGTGGACAGTATATGTTCGTTCAGTGTCCAGTTGTTTCTCCTTTTGAGTG GCATCCGTTTTCCATTACCTCAGCTCCAGGGGATGACTATCTTAGCATTCACATTCGACAGTTAGGCGACTGGACACAGGAACTTAAAAGAGTATTCGCAGAGGCCTGCGAACCTCCTATGGGTGGTAAAAGTGGGCTTCTCAGAGCTGATGAGACAACCAAGAAGAG CTTGCCGAAGCTTTTAATAGATGGACCGTATGGTGCTCCAGCGCAAGACTACAGGAAATATGATGTCTTGTTGCTTGTGGGACTCGGGATTGGAGCAACACCTTTTATCAGTATTTTGAAGGATTTGCTCAACAGCATTGTCAAAATGGAAGAGCAGGCA GAATCAGCTTCGGATGTGAGTAGGTATTCTGATCAGAGTCTTGGGACCTCTGATTCTGGCTCTTTAAATAAGTATTCTCCAAAACAGAGGAAACCTTTAAAAACCACCAATGCCTACTTCTACTGGGTCACTAGGGAGCAAGGTTCATTCGATTGGTTCAAAGGGGTTATGAATGAAGTTTCTGAACTAGATCAGAGg GGAGTTATTGAGATGCACAACTATTTGACAAGTGTTTATGAAGAAGGAGATGCTCGTTCGGCTCTTATCACCATGGTACAAGCACTAAACCATGCCAAGAATGGGGTTGATATTGTATCTGGCACAAGG GTTCGAACACATTTTGCAAGGCCTAATTGGAAGAAAGTTTTCTCAAGAATTTGTACGAAACACGCCAATAAAAGAATAG GGGTGTTCTACTGTGGGGCACCAGTCTTAGCTAAAGAATTAAGCAATCTCTGCTATGATTACAATCAAAAAGGCACCACGAAGTTTGAATTTCACAAGGAACATTTTTAA